In Thiospirochaeta perfilievii, a single window of DNA contains:
- a CDS encoding GFA family protein produces MGYNGSCLCGEVKFIVIGGISSFYLCHCEYCRKDSGSAHASNLFFNHGIIEWKKGKNKIINYNFNGTKHNKSFCSICGSALPIENKDYIVVPAGSLDCDIDKLPDGHIFMESKGNWDNKLETIKKFDKLPV; encoded by the coding sequence ATGGGGTATAATGGTTCATGTCTATGTGGTGAAGTAAAATTTATAGTTATTGGAGGTATATCTAGCTTTTACCTATGTCATTGTGAATATTGCAGAAAGGATAGCGGAAGCGCTCATGCTTCAAACTTGTTTTTTAATCATGGAATTATTGAATGGAAAAAAGGTAAGAATAAAATAATTAATTATAACTTTAATGGAACCAAACATAATAAGAGCTTTTGTTCTATATGTGGTTCTGCTCTTCCAATTGAAAATAAAGACTACATTGTAGTCCCTGCAGGAAGTTTGGATTGTGATATAGATAAATTACCTGACGGACATATCTTTATGGAGAGTAAGGGGAATTGGGATAATAAACTTGAGACTATAAAAAAGTTTGACAAGTTACCTGTTTAG